A portion of the Arcobacter arenosus genome contains these proteins:
- a CDS encoding cobyrinate a,c-diamide synthase: MKAICISATASNQGKTVLTTALLYHYRDSIQPFKIGPDYIDPQFHKIVCGTPSINLDRFMMNKKQLSWLFNHYSKKEVSICEGVMGFYDGSDKKSSAYDISKLLKIPTIILLDGSGSYITVSALLKGLKTYKKDNTIKGVVLNKIASQSHYLLIKNIIEKDFDNIKVIGWIKKDIEALSDTHLGLDLNDLSKIEAISKEVLINIDIKSLEKISTISKQENIEYPFKKVKKQKAKLAIVNDSNFSFLYHDNLNFLKEIFSDVIIIDSTNDEEIPKDTDIVYICGGYVETNKAYEKIKTSKNFKKSLIKHAKTKRVYGECAGLLYLGQSVDEKQMSGILDISFSKENRFQRMGYYYSESGLKGHAFHYTKAKNPENGFDKLSKIKEGDGINGSFQKNKVYGTYLHSMFRGNKKLIMSRLIL, encoded by the coding sequence ATGAAAGCTATATGTATAAGTGCAACAGCATCAAACCAAGGTAAAACAGTATTAACAACTGCACTTTTATATCATTATAGAGATTCTATTCAGCCATTTAAGATAGGTCCAGATTATATTGATCCACAGTTTCATAAAATAGTGTGTGGTACTCCTAGTATTAACCTTGATAGATTTATGATGAATAAAAAACAATTATCTTGGCTTTTTAATCATTACAGTAAAAAAGAGGTTTCTATTTGTGAAGGCGTAATGGGTTTTTATGATGGAAGTGATAAAAAATCTTCCGCATATGATATCTCTAAACTTTTAAAAATACCTACAATAATTTTACTTGACGGAAGCGGAAGTTACATTACTGTTTCAGCCCTTTTAAAAGGTCTTAAAACCTATAAAAAAGATAATACTATAAAAGGTGTTGTTTTAAATAAAATAGCTTCTCAAAGTCACTATTTATTAATAAAAAATATTATTGAAAAAGACTTTGATAATATTAAAGTTATTGGTTGGATAAAAAAAGATATTGAAGCTTTAAGTGATACTCATTTAGGCCTTGATTTAAATGACCTTTCAAAAATTGAAGCTATTTCAAAAGAGGTATTAATAAATATTGATATTAAGTCATTAGAGAAGATTAGTACAATTTCAAAACAAGAAAATATAGAATACCCTTTTAAAAAAGTAAAAAAACAAAAAGCCAAATTGGCAATTGTAAATGATTCTAATTTTTCTTTTTTATATCATGATAATCTAAATTTTTTAAAAGAGATTTTTAGTGATGTTATAATTATAGATTCAACAAATGATGAAGAGATACCAAAAGATACTGATATTGTTTATATTTGTGGTGGATATGTTGAAACAAATAAAGCATACGAAAAAATCAAAACTTCAAAAAACTTCAAAAAATCATTAATTAAACATGCTAAAACAAAAAGAGTTTATGGTGAGTGTGCTGGTTTACTTTATTTAGGACAAAGTGTTGATGAAAAACAAATGAGTGGCATTTTAGATATCTCTTTTTCAAAGGAAAATAGATTTCAAAGAATGGGATATTATTACAGTGAAAGTGGATTAAAAGGTCATGCTTTTCATTACACAAAAGCAAAAAATCCTGAAAATGGTTTTGATAAACTTTCTAAAATAAAAGAGGGTGATGGTATAAATGGAAGTTTTCAAAAAAATAAAGTTTACGGAACATATTTACACTCAATGTTTAGGGGCAATAAAAAACTTATTATGAGTAGGTTAATTCTCTAA
- a CDS encoding ABC transporter ATP-binding protein, whose protein sequence is MLEIKNYSSFILNDISFKLEENENLIILGQNGAGKSTLAKVLSNLINNNQVFLDNEDISSIDDLKRAKFINYIPPGLTIFDEYITLKEFLELSFVSTVDNQKVSNIISLLKMEKLKDKFCKSFSSGEKQLVLLASAIIHDAKITIFDELTANLDINRLKDVYDIFKSDLLNQKIIITHNLDLAYALKFKILFLKDGKIEFFGSNEEFFENSNLEKFYNKSIQKVNNHLVVNL, encoded by the coding sequence ATGTTAGAAATAAAAAATTATAGTAGTTTTATTTTAAATGATATTTCATTTAAATTAGAAGAGAATGAAAATCTAATAATTCTAGGTCAAAATGGGGCAGGGAAGTCTACTTTAGCCAAAGTATTATCAAATCTAATTAATAATAATCAAGTTTTTTTAGATAATGAAGATATCTCTAGCATTGATGATTTAAAAAGAGCTAAGTTTATAAACTATATTCCACCTGGACTTACAATTTTTGATGAATATATAACTTTAAAAGAGTTTTTAGAACTTTCTTTTGTTTCTACTGTTGATAATCAAAAGGTTTCAAATATAATTAGTTTATTAAAAATGGAAAAATTAAAAGATAAGTTTTGCAAATCTTTTAGTTCAGGGGAAAAACAATTAGTTCTTTTGGCTTCTGCAATTATACATGATGCAAAAATAACTATTTTTGATGAGCTTACTGCCAATTTGGATATAAATAGATTAAAAGATGTTTATGATATTTTTAAATCAGATTTATTAAATCAAAAAATTATAATTACACATAATCTTGATTTGGCTTATGCTTTAAAATTTAAAATACTATTTTTAAAAGATGGGAAAATAGAGTTTTTCGGTTCAAACGAAGAGTTTTTTGAAAATAGTAATTTAGAAAAATTTTATAATAAATCTATTCAGAAAGTAAATAATCACTTGGTGGTAAATCTATGA
- a CDS encoding FecCD family ABC transporter permease: protein MKKIVYLLSVVLLILSPFLGEINLDFRDILNNDSMSYTVFWDLRIPRIILAFFVGGVLALGGLIFQIVFKNQLITPYTLGISSGTTLFTAISIVFFPFINISISAIFGSILTVMILYYISRQMNKSSIAVSTNSLLLTGIALSYFYGSALMLVFYMSNLQENYSIVRFTLGSLDTVGYLNSIIMLVISLIFYFVVNFYKKDIRLLLISNDTAFLKGLNVNKLNIILLVLVSLCVGVSISFVGPIGFIGLVIPHIIKLIYKKSADKLFLPVFFYGGLFLVVSDLISRNLNTDSSLPIGVVTAFIGAPFFVYLLIKRTKKD, encoded by the coding sequence ATGAAAAAAATTGTTTACTTATTAAGTGTTGTATTACTTATACTATCTCCTTTTTTAGGTGAAATAAATTTAGATTTTAGGGATATTCTAAATAATGACTCTATGTCATATACTGTTTTTTGGGATTTAAGAATTCCAAGAATTATATTAGCTTTTTTTGTTGGGGGAGTTTTAGCCTTAGGTGGTCTAATTTTTCAAATAGTATTTAAAAACCAATTAATTACACCCTATACTTTAGGAATATCAAGTGGTACCACACTTTTTACAGCTATATCTATAGTTTTTTTCCCTTTCATAAATATCTCTATTTCAGCTATATTTGGTTCAATTTTAACTGTAATGATTTTATATTATATTTCAAGACAAATGAACAAGTCATCAATTGCAGTTTCAACAAACTCTCTACTTCTTACTGGTATTGCTTTATCATATTTTTATGGTTCTGCTTTGATGTTAGTGTTTTATATGAGTAATTTACAGGAGAATTATTCAATTGTTAGGTTTACCCTAGGTAGCTTAGATACAGTTGGATATTTAAACTCTATCATTATGCTTGTAATAAGTTTGATTTTTTATTTTGTAGTAAATTTCTATAAAAAAGATATTAGGCTATTACTTATATCAAACGATACAGCCTTTTTAAAAGGTTTAAATGTAAATAAACTTAATATTATATTATTGGTATTAGTATCTTTATGTGTTGGTGTATCTATCAGTTTTGTGGGACCAATTGGATTTATAGGTCTTGTAATCCCTCATATTATAAAACTAATTTATAAAAAAAGTGCTGATAAACTATTTTTACCTGTCTTTTTTTATGGTGGCCTTTTTCTTGTTGTAAGTGATTTAATATCTAGAAATTTAAATACTGATTCCTCTTTACCTATTGGGGTAGTTACAGCTTTTATTGGTGCTCCATTTTTTGTATATTTATTAATAAAAAGAACTAAAAAGGATTAG
- a CDS encoding ABC transporter substrate-binding protein, which translates to MKKIVSLILFSLSLFAQERIVTLAPSINEIVYALDMGKNVVANTKHCSYPEEAKSVMKIGGYASISIEKILSTKPTVVIGQNYDEKLNSNLEKLGIRTKIYKTTSMNDIKNTITDLGSYFHKDEIASKIVNNINNSLDSLQGIVDNKKVLVVISPKKDLQRQIYVSGNYLYFDDIINASGNKNAYFSTSSMQPVVNIEKIIKMNPDIIVLLAPFYDGKPKELAKLIDSWKDLPINASRNSNIYAVDKLYAGIPSDRVIYFIKDFKKILENVRNKKL; encoded by the coding sequence ATGAAAAAAATAGTTTCTCTTATATTATTTAGTTTAAGCTTATTTGCACAAGAAAGGATTGTTACCTTAGCACCTTCAATAAATGAGATAGTTTATGCTTTGGATATGGGTAAAAACGTTGTAGCAAACACAAAACACTGTTCATACCCTGAAGAAGCAAAAAGTGTAATGAAAATTGGTGGATATGCTTCAATATCAATTGAGAAAATTTTAAGCACAAAACCAACAGTTGTAATAGGGCAAAATTATGATGAAAAACTAAATAGTAATTTAGAGAAACTAGGAATAAGAACAAAAATATATAAAACCACTTCTATGAATGATATTAAAAATACTATTACCGATTTAGGAAGTTATTTTCATAAAGATGAAATAGCTTCAAAAATCGTTAATAATATAAACAATTCCTTAGATAGTCTTCAAGGTATAGTAGATAATAAAAAAGTATTAGTTGTTATAAGTCCTAAGAAAGATTTGCAAAGACAAATATATGTATCTGGTAACTATTTATATTTTGATGATATTATTAATGCTAGTGGAAATAAAAATGCCTATTTCTCAACTTCAAGTATGCAACCAGTTGTAAATATTGAAAAAATTATAAAGATGAATCCTGATATTATAGTTTTATTAGCACCTTTTTATGATGGAAAACCAAAAGAGTTAGCAAAGTTAATTGATTCATGGAAAGATCTTCCAATAAATGCTTCACGAAATAGTAACATTTATGCAGTTGACAAACTATATGCAGGGATTCCAAGTGATAGAGTAATCTATTTTATTAAAGATTTTAAAAAGATTTTAGAAAATGTTAGAAATAAAAAATTATAG
- a CDS encoding HAD family hydrolase, producing the protein MALLIFDMDGTILDSGTAIVNTINHVREALGFEKLEKHYALEKVNDPNINASKFFYGTDDFTLQQKELFEEHYNANCLNGLELYDGMAKLIDDLNQEFTLTVATNANSVFAKKMLDHLEVGKYFETILGFDSVKQAKPHPEMVYKILDTHNIQKEKAQLIGDSHKDIMAANNAGIDSVLVNWGFSNHEEDAISSIEELEKKIFEKFKA; encoded by the coding sequence ATGGCATTACTTATTTTTGATATGGATGGTACGATTTTAGATAGTGGAACTGCAATTGTAAACACCATAAATCATGTTAGAGAAGCTTTAGGCTTTGAAAAGTTAGAAAAGCACTATGCTCTTGAAAAAGTAAATGACCCAAATATAAATGCCTCAAAATTTTTTTATGGAACTGATGATTTTACCCTTCAACAAAAAGAATTATTTGAAGAACATTATAATGCAAACTGTTTAAATGGTTTAGAGTTATACGATGGGATGGCAAAGCTTATTGATGATTTAAACCAAGAGTTTACTTTAACTGTTGCAACAAATGCAAATTCAGTTTTTGCAAAAAAAATGCTTGACCATCTTGAAGTTGGAAAATATTTTGAAACAATTTTAGGTTTTGATTCAGTAAAACAAGCAAAACCACATCCTGAAATGGTTTATAAAATCCTTGATACACACAATATACAAAAAGAAAAAGCTCAATTAATAGGCGATTCACACAAAGACATTATGGCTGCAAATAATGCAGGGATTGATTCAGTTTTAGTAAACTGGGGATTTTCAAATCATGAGGAAGATGCAATTTCAAGTATTGAAGAATTAGAAAAAAAGATTTTTGAAAAGTTTAAAGCCTAA
- the cbiB gene encoding adenosylcobinamide-phosphate synthase CbiB encodes MYLALVFIAYFIDFLFGEFENLKYFKHPIIIIGNYIKWFEKKFYKDSIFRGFLLTFSLLLIIFIITSIIELFDIFILEAFLCSFAISSKMLYDSVKKITTSTNPRYDISMLVSRDTTNLSNSDINKAAVETYAENLSDGVIAPMFYILLFGLVGAFIYKGVNTLDSMVGYRNKRYEKFGKVSAILDDILNYIPARITAILIALFFKSKKAFKEFTKYGKKHESLNAGLPISAMALALNIKLGGPTSYFGKIKDKPFFGEGKENIEKTDISKALEFKSKFDLFMVSFFIIYLISEFFL; translated from the coding sequence GTGTATCTTGCTTTAGTATTTATTGCATATTTTATCGACTTTTTATTTGGAGAGTTTGAGAATCTAAAATATTTTAAACATCCTATTATAATCATTGGAAATTATATAAAATGGTTTGAAAAAAAATTTTACAAAGATTCAATTTTTCGTGGATTTTTATTAACATTTTCACTTTTATTAATTATATTTATAATAACTTCAATAATTGAGTTATTTGATATATTTATATTAGAAGCATTTCTTTGCTCCTTTGCAATTAGTTCTAAAATGCTTTACGATAGTGTAAAGAAAATAACTACTTCAACTAACCCAAGATATGATATTTCAATGCTTGTAAGTCGAGATACAACAAACTTAAGCAATAGTGATATAAATAAAGCAGCAGTAGAAACTTATGCAGAAAACTTAAGTGATGGTGTTATTGCCCCTATGTTTTATATTTTACTATTTGGTTTAGTTGGTGCATTTATATATAAAGGTGTAAATACTTTAGACTCAATGGTTGGATATAGAAATAAACGTTATGAAAAGTTTGGCAAAGTTAGTGCAATTCTAGATGATATTTTAAATTATATTCCAGCAAGAATCACAGCAATTTTAATTGCTTTATTTTTTAAATCAAAAAAAGCTTTTAAAGAGTTTACAAAATATGGAAAAAAACATGAAAGCCTAAATGCTGGCTTACCAATTTCAGCTATGGCTTTAGCTTTAAATATAAAACTTGGGGGACCAACATCATATTTTGGTAAAATTAAAGATAAACCTTTTTTTGGGGAGGGTAAAGAGAATATTGAGAAAACAGATATCTCAAAAGCTTTAGAGTTTAAATCAAAGTTTGATTTATTTATGGTTTCTTTTTTTATTATCTATTTAATAAGTGAGTTTTTTCTATGA
- a CDS encoding ACP phosphodiesterase: MNWLAHLFLSEENIDFQVGNILADPLKAKPWNNSSYELQKGMRTHILIDSFSDKDIHFIQSKKRLKEKGILRGIVIDFTYDYLLTKNWDKFCNVTLKEFRNQFYTNSVENNYPSFPKQVLINIKNKKLLNFDTYENLEDSLRRVDMRVSSRLSKRDSALSYLPLIKDNIEKLEEDFLDFFPKLCEEVKKDLNSSKLNHWKI, translated from the coding sequence ATGAATTGGTTAGCTCATCTTTTTTTATCAGAAGAGAATATTGATTTTCAAGTTGGCAATATTCTTGCAGACCCATTAAAAGCAAAACCTTGGAATAATAGTAGTTATGAGTTACAAAAAGGTATGAGAACCCATATCCTTATAGATTCATTTTCCGATAAAGATATACATTTTATTCAAAGTAAAAAAAGATTAAAAGAAAAAGGTATATTAAGGGGAATTGTCATTGATTTTACCTATGATTATCTATTAACTAAAAACTGGGATAAATTTTGTAATGTAACATTAAAAGAGTTTAGAAATCAATTTTATACAAACAGTGTAGAAAACAATTACCCATCTTTTCCAAAGCAAGTATTAATCAATATAAAAAATAAAAAACTATTAAATTTCGATACCTATGAAAATCTTGAAGACTCTTTAAGAAGAGTTGATATGAGAGTATCAAGTCGTTTATCAAAAAGAGATTCAGCCCTAAGTTACTTGCCATTGATTAAAGATAATATAGAAAAACTCGAAGAGGATTTTTTAGATTTCTTTCCAAAACTTTGTGAAGAGGTAAAAAAAGATTTAAATAGTTCAAAACTAAACCATTGGAAAATTTAA
- a CDS encoding TonB-dependent receptor plug domain-containing protein — translation MENKKLTTSLVASFLLATNLYSNDTNQISSVTISSSLIETNEKDATYTTEIYTKEDIESSKSKDIYEFLNSQTSLVIAPNGGNTFTQKIDLRGYGITDGYQNLVVTVNGRRLNNIDMTSQLLSSIPLESVEKIEIIKGSGSVQYGDGANSGAINIITNGKNENYIKTYFGNNGTKNSALSLGFNNDNIILNTYMDYTTTDGSRNLQSGTKDDNYSRNRNINLIYFPTDNLEVKIGRNFSDMNIKYAGALTLNQYKSNPYQFTTIGWDTEQYFSSYVTDIGLKYDFLRDYSFETNFSNEDKKSMYSSGWTSNYDYKTLNSKLNINKNIYSLSMGIDVFEGDRITSSNTVTKENKALFITGNYFVSKQFSISSGLRNEEVKFDLLDAGGVNKDISLNALDLGFNYKLDENNSFFANFNKSYQTPDLDRLFWWGSFNGYIEPAKVKNFNFGYTGIQDNNKLKISLFYSKLKNEIYFYSVGATQKNTNIDKSHKYGIEIFDKYLINKNLYTSLNYSYIIAKIDEETESGTVYDGKDLPGVSNHNLTVNIGYEINKFSGVLSHTYRSEAYGAEDFGNSFSQKQEAYNSTDLSVSYKYKNLEVFGKIQNLFDEDNGLWINDDQIYPVNFERTYYAGIKYRF, via the coding sequence ATGGAAAACAAAAAATTAACTACAAGCTTAGTTGCAAGCTTTCTTTTAGCAACAAATCTTTACTCTAATGATACAAATCAAATCTCAAGCGTTACTATTTCAAGTTCATTAATAGAAACAAATGAAAAAGATGCTACATATACAACAGAAATTTACACTAAAGAAGATATTGAAAGTTCAAAATCAAAAGATATATATGAGTTCTTAAATTCACAAACATCACTTGTAATAGCTCCTAATGGAGGAAATACATTTACTCAAAAAATTGATTTAAGGGGATATGGTATTACAGATGGTTATCAAAATTTAGTTGTTACTGTAAATGGAAGAAGATTAAATAATATTGACATGACTTCACAACTTCTTTCATCTATACCTTTAGAATCAGTTGAGAAAATTGAGATTATAAAAGGTAGTGGTTCTGTTCAATATGGTGATGGAGCAAATTCAGGTGCAATAAATATTATTACAAATGGAAAAAATGAAAATTATATTAAAACATATTTTGGTAATAATGGAACAAAAAATAGTGCATTAAGTTTAGGGTTTAATAATGATAATATAATTTTAAATACATATATGGATTATACAACTACTGATGGTTCTAGAAATTTACAAAGTGGTACAAAAGATGATAATTATAGTAGAAATAGAAATATAAACCTTATTTACTTTCCTACTGATAATTTAGAAGTAAAAATCGGAAGAAATTTTTCTGATATGAATATTAAATATGCAGGTGCTTTAACATTAAATCAATATAAGTCAAATCCATATCAATTTACTACTATTGGTTGGGATACTGAACAATATTTTAGTTCTTATGTTACTGATATTGGATTAAAATATGATTTTTTGAGGGATTATTCCTTTGAAACAAATTTTAGTAATGAAGACAAAAAAAGTATGTATTCTTCAGGCTGGACTTCAAACTATGATTATAAAACTTTAAATTCAAAACTTAACATTAATAAAAATATATATTCTTTAAGTATGGGAATTGATGTTTTTGAGGGAGATAGAATAACTTCTTCTAATACTGTAACAAAAGAAAACAAAGCTTTATTTATAACAGGTAATTATTTTGTTTCAAAACAATTCTCTATTTCTTCAGGACTAAGAAATGAAGAAGTTAAATTTGATCTTTTAGATGCAGGTGGCGTTAACAAAGATATTAGTTTAAATGCATTAGATTTAGGATTCAACTATAAGTTAGATGAAAACAATTCTTTTTTTGCTAATTTTAATAAATCTTATCAGACTCCAGATTTAGATAGACTTTTTTGGTGGGGTTCTTTTAACGGTTATATTGAACCAGCAAAGGTTAAAAACTTTAATTTTGGATACACAGGTATTCAAGATAACAATAAATTGAAAATATCTTTATTTTATTCAAAGTTGAAAAATGAAATCTACTTTTATAGCGTTGGTGCAACACAAAAAAATACAAATATTGATAAATCACACAAATACGGTATTGAAATTTTTGATAAATATTTAATTAATAAAAATTTATATACATCTTTAAATTATTCGTATATTATTGCAAAAATTGATGAAGAGACTGAAAGTGGAACTGTTTATGATGGAAAAGATTTACCTGGTGTTTCAAATCATAATCTTACAGTTAATATAGGCTACGAAATAAATAAATTTTCAGGAGTTTTATCTCATACATATAGAAGTGAAGCTTATGGGGCAGAAGATTTTGGAAATAGTTTTTCTCAAAAACAAGAAGCCTATAACTCAACAGATTTAAGTGTTTCTTATAAGTATAAAAATTTAGAGGTTTTTGGAAAAATTCAAAACTTATTTGATGAAGATAATGGTTTATGGATAAATGATGACCAAATATATCCAGTAAATTTTGAAAGAACATATTACGCTGGTATAAAGTATAGATTTTAA
- a CDS encoding TonB-dependent receptor plug domain-containing protein, which produces MINKKISISLITSLLTSMNLSAEDSVQLSSITVSTATKTEQSIQDVTSAIEVITKEELEERHFIDAIDAISSLAGVSFNSNGGLGSKKTVYIRGIDSTRLLILVDGIRLNDPANTQDGSPLHHIMMENIERIEVLKGAQSGVWGADATGGVVNIITKKNKLGTNFSFYSEYGSFNTRKFGMNLGYNNEIIDLSASYDFVKSDSFSAYAAYGTNINNYEDDAYENQTYGINLTYKIDDNNKIKTSYTKINSFVNTDSSSADSLRTYDYDTQLINTSYNFKSKNYESDVYYNYSFFDRNYDKVGSNNYYEADVHELGQKSRLDYYKDSYLVFGADFKRFNVNKPVDNNYKNFGLFFNNTNRFSDLVFTQALRYDNYSNFENKLTGKLGLKYYLTNDFDVSINASSGYNIPTMNQLYGTSGNINLNPENTTSYDVNLRYKDIKISLYNSIIEDMLAYDFGTKTYTNFSGENTFKGFEISYQKAIETDTILSLSYDRVVAKNSDSEYIRRIPFDTLKMSLDYYGIQDFHFNLNGEYIGKRYNSDDKSGRQTGKYTLWNSVVNYDINKNFKAYFKIDNILDKYYQTVDNYATSPRAFYIGIKASF; this is translated from the coding sequence ATGATAAATAAAAAAATATCCATAAGTCTAATTACAAGTTTATTAACATCAATGAACTTATCTGCTGAAGATAGTGTACAACTTTCAAGTATTACTGTTTCAACTGCAACAAAAACTGAACAATCAATACAAGATGTGACCTCAGCTATTGAAGTAATTACAAAAGAGGAATTAGAAGAAAGACATTTTATTGATGCTATAGATGCTATCTCTTCGCTAGCTGGTGTTAGTTTTAATTCAAATGGTGGATTAGGATCTAAAAAAACTGTCTATATTAGAGGAATTGATTCTACTAGATTATTAATTTTAGTTGACGGGATTAGGCTTAATGACCCAGCAAATACTCAAGATGGTTCACCTCTTCATCATATTATGATGGAAAATATTGAAAGAATAGAAGTTCTTAAAGGTGCTCAAAGTGGAGTTTGGGGTGCAGATGCAACGGGTGGTGTTGTAAATATCATTACAAAGAAAAACAAATTAGGTACTAATTTCTCTTTTTATTCAGAATATGGTTCATTTAATACGAGAAAATTTGGTATGAATCTTGGATATAACAATGAAATAATTGATTTATCAGCAAGTTATGATTTTGTTAAAAGTGATTCTTTTAGTGCATATGCTGCATATGGTACCAATATAAATAATTATGAAGATGATGCTTATGAAAACCAAACTTATGGAATCAATCTTACTTATAAAATTGATGATAACAATAAAATAAAAACTTCATATACAAAAATAAACTCTTTTGTTAATACAGATTCATCAAGTGCTGATTCTTTAAGAACATATGACTATGATACTCAATTGATTAATACAAGTTATAACTTTAAATCAAAAAACTATGAGAGTGATGTTTATTACAATTATTCATTTTTTGATAGAAATTATGACAAAGTTGGAAGTAATAATTATTATGAAGCAGATGTTCATGAATTAGGGCAAAAAAGTAGACTTGACTATTATAAAGACTCTTATTTAGTTTTTGGAGCTGATTTTAAAAGATTTAATGTAAATAAACCTGTTGATAATAATTATAAAAATTTTGGCTTATTTTTTAACAATACAAATAGATTTTCAGATTTAGTTTTTACTCAAGCATTACGATACGATAATTATAGTAATTTTGAAAATAAACTAACAGGAAAACTTGGTTTAAAATATTATCTTACAAATGATTTTGATGTTAGTATTAATGCAAGTAGTGGATATAATATCCCAACAATGAATCAACTTTATGGAACATCGGGAAATATAAATCTAAATCCAGAAAATACAACTTCATATGATGTTAATTTACGTTATAAAGATATAAAAATTTCACTATATAATTCGATTATTGAAGATATGTTAGCTTATGATTTTGGAACTAAAACATATACAAATTTTAGTGGTGAAAATACATTTAAAGGTTTTGAAATCTCTTACCAAAAAGCTATTGAAACTGATACAATATTAAGTTTATCATATGATAGAGTAGTTGCTAAAAATAGTGATTCTGAATATATTAGACGAATTCCTTTTGATACATTAAAAATGTCTCTTGATTATTATGGAATCCAAGATTTTCATTTTAATCTAAATGGGGAATATATAGGAAAAAGATATAATAGTGATGATAAATCTGGTAGACAAACAGGTAAATATACATTATGGAATAGTGTAGTTAATTATGATATAAATAAAAATTTTAAAGCCTATTTTAAAATCGATAATATTTTAGATAAATATTACCAAACTGTAGATAATTATGCTACTAGTCCAAGAGCATTTTATATAGGTATAAAGGCATCTTTCTAA
- a CDS encoding sulfite exporter TauE/SafE family protein, producing MESVSILTIISIAFLGSFGHCIGMCGGIVVAYSSTKIDSSWTKAKQSISHVLYSFGRITTYIILGFIFGFVGGVVTFDNMTSGILLLTTGVLMILVGLSLSGKLKFLTSLEHSVSKSAIYQQTFRALIGSNSLTSFYLLGMLNGLLPCGFVYVFAITAASTGSPFWGAFVMLVFGLSTLPAMFSLGFFVGVFKQMALRSLFINIASVLVILFGFYIMYQGYEYIIDPNKSILSCHI from the coding sequence ATGGAAAGTGTAAGTATACTAACAATTATATCGATTGCTTTTTTAGGTTCTTTTGGTCATTGTATTGGCATGTGTGGAGGAATTGTAGTCGCTTATTCAAGTACTAAAATTGATTCTTCATGGACTAAAGCTAAACAATCAATCTCTCATGTATTATATTCATTTGGTAGAATCACAACTTATATTATTCTTGGGTTTATTTTTGGTTTTGTAGGTGGAGTTGTAACTTTTGATAATATGACTAGTGGTATTTTACTTTTAACAACAGGTGTGTTAATGATACTAGTTGGTTTATCTTTAAGTGGAAAACTAAAATTCTTAACTTCATTAGAGCACTCAGTTTCTAAATCTGCTATATATCAACAAACCTTTAGGGCTTTAATAGGTTCGAATAGTTTAACAAGTTTTTATTTACTTGGAATGTTAAATGGTTTATTACCTTGTGGTTTTGTTTATGTTTTTGCAATCACTGCTGCTAGTACAGGAAGCCCATTTTGGGGAGCTTTTGTAATGCTGGTTTTTGGTCTTAGTACACTTCCTGCGATGTTTTCTTTAGGTTTCTTTGTAGGGGTATTTAAACAAATGGCTTTACGAAGTTTATTTATTAATATAGCTTCAGTTCTTGTAATCTTATTTGGATTTTATATTATGTATCAAGGATATGAATATATTATTGACCCAAATAAATCTATTTTAAGCTGTCATATATAA